A genomic region of Pontibaca methylaminivorans contains the following coding sequences:
- a CDS encoding enoyl-CoA hydratase-related protein — protein sequence MAFETITVEIEDHVALIRLDRPEALNALNRELAGELCQALREADANDKVRCIVLSGSEKAFAAGADVKEMARLRYVEVFGDNLFAGLNDQFAATRKPIVAAVAGYVLGGGCELAMACDFIIAADTAKFGLPEINLGIIAGIGGTQRLVRAVGKAKAMDMNLTGRFMNADEAERAGLVSRVVPAKKLMEEAMGAAQKIAEKSQISVMAAKEAVNRSFETTLAEGILFERRLFHSMFATEDQKEGMAAFLEKRQAQFRDK from the coding sequence ATGGCATTCGAGACGATCACCGTTGAAATCGAGGATCACGTGGCGCTGATCCGGCTCGACCGGCCGGAGGCGCTGAATGCTCTCAACCGGGAGCTTGCCGGCGAGCTGTGTCAGGCGCTGCGCGAGGCCGACGCCAACGACAAGGTGCGCTGCATTGTCCTGTCGGGATCGGAAAAGGCCTTTGCCGCCGGGGCGGATGTCAAGGAAATGGCCCGGCTGCGCTATGTCGAGGTTTTCGGAGACAACCTCTTCGCCGGCCTGAACGACCAGTTCGCCGCCACGCGCAAGCCGATCGTCGCCGCCGTTGCCGGTTATGTCCTTGGCGGGGGCTGCGAACTGGCCATGGCCTGCGATTTCATCATCGCCGCCGATACCGCGAAGTTCGGCCTGCCCGAGATCAACCTCGGCATCATTGCCGGAATCGGCGGCACGCAGCGGCTTGTCCGCGCGGTCGGCAAGGCCAAGGCCATGGACATGAACCTGACTGGTCGGTTCATGAACGCCGACGAGGCCGAGCGCGCCGGGCTGGTGAGCCGCGTCGTCCCGGCCAAGAAGCTGATGGAAGAGGCTATGGGCGCGGCCCAGAAGATCGCCGAGAAATCCCAGATCAGCGTCATGGCCGCGAAGGAGGCGGTGAACCGCAGCTTCGAGACCACGCTGGCCGAGGGCATCCTGTTCGAGCGCCGCCTGTTCCATTCGATGTTCGCCACCGAGGACCAGAAAGAAGGAATGGCCGCGTTCCTGGAAAAGCGGCAGGCGCAGTTCCGCGACAAATAG
- the rpsT gene encoding 30S ribosomal protein S20 gives MANTLQSRKRVRQIESRTAVNKARRSRIRTFIRKVEEAIASGDKDAASAALRAAQPELMRGVTRGVFHRNTAARKISRLSARIKAMG, from the coding sequence ATGGCAAATACGCTTCAGTCCCGCAAACGGGTCCGCCAGATCGAATCCCGCACCGCCGTCAACAAGGCGCGTCGTTCGCGCATCCGCACCTTTATCCGCAAGGTCGAAGAGGCAATCGCCTCGGGCGACAAGGATGCGGCCAGCGCGGCCCTGCGCGCGGCCCAGCCGGAACTGATGCGCGGCGTGACCCGGGGCGTCTTTCACCGCAACACCGCGGCCCGCAAGATTTCGCGGCTTTCGGCCCGCATCAAGGCAATGGGTTGA
- the dnaA gene encoding chromosomal replication initiator protein DnaA, protein MIREKWDDLRETLLRTVGENNFRTWIEPLRVVEVQDGIALFDVPTNFMGNYVAQNFSDAILHVLNTNGESVQRLSFQVPAEFGERTLSNTMPNPAPTVRREAPTATPARAGDAIQTAPLEPRFTFDSFVVGKPNELAHAAARRVAEGGAVTFNPLVLYGGVGLGKTHLMHAIAWELKARKPELNVLYLSAEQFMYRFVQALRERKMMDFKHLFRSVDVLMVDDVQFIAGKESTQEEFFHTFNALVDQNKQIIISADRAPGEIKELEDRVKSRLQCGLVVDLHPTDYELRLGILQSKVLQYQDSYPGLELAPGVLEFLAQRISTNVRVLEGALTRLFAFASLVGREIDMDLTQDCLADVLRAAERKITVEEIQRRVSEYYNIRLSDMVGPKRLRSFARPRQVAMYLSKQLTSRSLPEIGRRFGGRDHTTVMHGVRRIEELKQTDGQIAEDVEMLRRTLEA, encoded by the coding sequence ATGATACGGGAAAAATGGGACGATCTGAGGGAAACGCTGCTGCGGACCGTAGGAGAGAACAATTTCAGGACCTGGATCGAACCGCTCCGGGTCGTCGAGGTGCAGGACGGGATTGCGCTTTTCGACGTGCCGACCAATTTCATGGGCAACTATGTGGCGCAGAACTTTTCTGACGCCATCCTGCATGTCCTGAACACGAACGGCGAATCGGTTCAGCGGCTGTCGTTCCAGGTTCCGGCCGAATTCGGCGAGCGCACGTTGTCGAATACGATGCCCAATCCGGCCCCGACCGTGCGCCGCGAAGCGCCGACCGCCACGCCGGCGAGGGCAGGAGATGCGATCCAGACCGCCCCGCTTGAACCGCGTTTCACCTTTGACAGTTTCGTGGTCGGCAAGCCGAACGAGCTTGCCCATGCGGCGGCGCGGCGGGTGGCCGAAGGCGGTGCCGTCACCTTCAATCCGCTGGTGCTTTACGGCGGGGTCGGGCTCGGCAAGACGCATCTCATGCACGCGATCGCCTGGGAGCTGAAGGCGCGCAAGCCCGAGCTGAACGTGCTCTATCTCTCGGCCGAGCAGTTCATGTATCGCTTCGTGCAGGCGCTGCGCGAGCGCAAGATGATGGATTTCAAGCATCTGTTCCGCTCGGTCGATGTGCTGATGGTCGATGACGTGCAGTTCATCGCCGGCAAGGAATCGACGCAGGAGGAATTCTTCCATACGTTCAACGCGCTGGTGGACCAGAACAAGCAGATCATCATTTCCGCCGACCGCGCGCCGGGCGAGATCAAGGAACTTGAGGACCGGGTGAAATCGCGCCTGCAATGCGGGCTGGTGGTCGATCTGCACCCCACGGATTACGAGCTTCGCCTCGGCATCCTGCAATCCAAGGTTCTGCAGTATCAGGACAGCTATCCGGGACTCGAACTTGCCCCCGGCGTGCTTGAATTTCTAGCCCAGCGCATCTCGACCAATGTGCGCGTGCTGGAAGGGGCGCTGACGCGGCTTTTCGCCTTTGCGTCGCTGGTCGGGCGGGAGATCGACATGGACCTGACGCAGGATTGCCTCGCGGACGTCCTGCGCGCGGCCGAACGCAAGATCACGGTCGAGGAAATCCAGCGCCGGGTGTCGGAATATTACAACATCCGCCTCAGCGACATGGTGGGCCCCAAGCGGCTGCGCTCCTTTGCGCGGCCGCGGCAGGTGGCCATGTATCTGTCCAAGCAACTGACCAGCCGGTCGCTGCCCGAGATCGGGCGCCGCTTCGGCGGACGCGATCACACCACCGTCATGCACGGCGTGCGCCGCATCGAGGAGTTGAAGCAGACCGACGGCCAGATCGCCGAGGACGTGGAAATGTTGCGTCGCACGCTGGAAGCGTAA
- the dnaN gene encoding DNA polymerase III subunit beta has translation MKISIERSALFRAASQAQSVVERRNTIPILANVLIEAEGDAVRFRATDLDVEVVDTAPAQVERAGATTVAATLLHEIVRKLPEGALVTLAHDGASERLLIEAGRSSFSLATLPREDFPVMASSEYESEFAIQAAVLRRLFDKSRFAISTEETRYYLNGVYLHVSDADGGKVLRAVATDGHRLARVDADLPSGAANMPGVIVPRKTVLELRKLLEDDEAEIRVSVSETKVRFAMPAITLTSKVIDGTFPDYSRVIPQGNPRRLEVDAAEFARAVDRVATVSSERARAVKLQLEEDRMVLSVNAPDSGAAEEELAVAYGDERLEIGFNAKYLLEIVAQVDRENAVFFFNSASDPALMREGNDASAIYVVMPMRV, from the coding sequence ATGAAGATCAGCATCGAACGCAGCGCGCTGTTCAGGGCCGCGTCCCAAGCCCAGTCGGTGGTGGAACGGCGCAACACGATCCCGATTCTGGCGAATGTGCTGATCGAGGCCGAAGGCGATGCGGTCCGGTTCCGCGCGACCGATCTGGATGTCGAGGTGGTGGATACCGCCCCCGCCCAGGTCGAACGCGCCGGCGCGACCACCGTTGCCGCGACCCTGCTGCATGAAATCGTGCGCAAGCTGCCCGAGGGGGCGCTGGTCACGCTGGCCCATGACGGCGCGTCGGAGCGCCTGCTGATCGAGGCCGGGCGGTCGAGCTTTTCGCTCGCCACGCTGCCGCGCGAGGATTTCCCCGTCATGGCCTCGTCGGAATATGAAAGCGAATTCGCCATTCAGGCGGCGGTGCTGCGGCGGCTTTTCGACAAGTCCCGCTTTGCCATTTCGACCGAGGAAACCCGCTATTACCTGAACGGCGTCTACCTGCATGTTTCGGATGCCGACGGCGGCAAGGTGCTGCGGGCCGTGGCGACGGACGGGCACCGCCTGGCGCGGGTCGATGCCGACCTGCCGTCGGGCGCGGCAAACATGCCGGGCGTGATCGTGCCGCGCAAGACGGTGCTGGAACTGCGCAAGCTGCTCGAGGATGACGAGGCGGAAATCCGGGTCTCGGTCAGCGAGACCAAGGTGCGCTTTGCCATGCCCGCGATCACCCTGACGTCAAAGGTGATCGACGGCACCTTCCCCGATTACAGCCGCGTGATCCCGCAGGGCAATCCGCGCCGGCTCGAGGTCGATGCGGCGGAATTCGCCCGCGCGGTCGATCGGGTCGCCACCGTGTCATCGGAACGCGCCCGGGCGGTCAAGCTGCAGCTTGAAGAGGACCGGATGGTGCTTTCGGTGAACGCCCCGGACAGCGGCGCCGCCGAAGAGGAACTCGCCGTGGCCTATGGCGACGAGCGGCTCGAGATCGGCTTCAATGCGAAATACCTGCTGGAGATCGTGGCGCAGGTGGATCGCGAGAATGCGGTGTTCTTTTTCAACTCGGCCAGCGACCCCGCGCTCATGCGCGAGGGGAACGACGCGAGCGCGATCTATGTCGTGATGCCGATGCGGGTCTGA
- the recF gene encoding DNA replication/repair protein RecF (All proteins in this family for which functions are known are DNA-binding proteins that assist the filamentation of RecA onto DNA for the initiation of recombination or recombinational repair.), which produces MTDDSHQSGDRPAQAAALLELGLLHFRSHGAARLALDTRPVVLFGPNGAGKTNLLEAVSLLSPGRGLRRATPGEIARRPDAPGWVVRGTVRTQAGLREVETRSERGASREVRIDGKLVPQLALGRLLRILWLIPSMDRLWIEGAEGRRRFLDRVTMSFVPDHAGATLDYEKAMRERNRLLKDQVTDPGWYEALEAQMARAGTQIHQNRLAALGHLRAAQEGAETAFPAAGLALDNGTGGWDGAEGTLREMLAQGRARDMAAGRTLAGPHRADLLAHYAAKGINARDCSTGEQKALLLSLILANARALAALGGEVPVLLLDEVAAHLDAGRRAALYDEICALGAQAWMTGTERAIFDDLGRRAQFIHVGEAAGLSTLDPD; this is translated from the coding sequence ATGACCGACGATTCGCATCAGAGCGGCGACAGGCCGGCGCAGGCGGCGGCGCTGCTTGAACTCGGCCTTCTGCATTTCCGCTCGCACGGGGCTGCGCGGCTTGCGCTCGACACCCGTCCGGTGGTGCTGTTCGGGCCGAACGGGGCCGGCAAGACCAATCTTCTCGAGGCGGTGTCGCTGCTGTCGCCGGGCCGGGGGCTGCGGCGCGCGACGCCCGGTGAGATTGCGCGCCGCCCCGATGCGCCGGGCTGGGTCGTGCGGGGAACGGTCCGCACGCAGGCGGGGCTGCGCGAGGTCGAGACCCGCTCCGAGCGCGGCGCATCGCGCGAGGTTCGGATCGACGGCAAATTGGTGCCGCAACTGGCGCTCGGGCGGTTGCTGCGGATCCTGTGGCTGATCCCCTCCATGGACCGGCTCTGGATCGAGGGGGCCGAGGGGCGGCGGCGCTTTCTCGACCGTGTGACCATGAGCTTTGTCCCCGATCACGCCGGCGCGACGCTGGATTACGAAAAGGCCATGCGCGAGCGCAACCGCCTGCTCAAGGATCAGGTGACGGATCCGGGCTGGTATGAGGCGCTCGAGGCGCAGATGGCGCGGGCGGGCACACAGATCCATCAGAACCGGCTTGCGGCGCTCGGCCATCTGCGCGCGGCGCAGGAAGGGGCCGAAACCGCCTTTCCGGCCGCCGGGCTTGCGCTCGATAACGGCACTGGCGGCTGGGACGGCGCCGAGGGGACCTTGCGCGAGATGCTGGCGCAGGGGCGCGCACGCGACATGGCCGCGGGGCGCACGCTCGCCGGGCCGCATCGTGCCGACCTGCTTGCCCATTACGCGGCCAAGGGCATCAATGCGCGGGACTGTTCGACCGGCGAACAGAAGGCGCTGCTGCTGTCGCTGATTCTGGCCAATGCGCGTGCGCTCGCTGCCCTGGGTGGCGAAGTCCCGGTGCTGCTGCTCGACGAGGTGGCGGCGCATCTGGATGCAGGCCGCCGGGCGGCGCTTTACGACGAGATCTGCGCGCTTGGTGCACAGGCCTGGATGACCGGAACGGAGCGGGCGATCTTTGACGACCTGGGCCGGCGCGCGCAATTCATCCATGTCGGCGAGGCCGCGGGACTCTCGACACTGGACCCGGACTGA
- the gyrB gene encoding DNA topoisomerase (ATP-hydrolyzing) subunit B produces the protein MAQDAQAIENYDADSIKVLKGLDAVRKRPGMYIGDTDDGSGLHHMIYEVVDNGIDEVLAGHADVVSVTIHADSSVSITDNGRGIPVGIHEEEGVSAAEVIMTQLHAGGKFDQNSYKVSGGLHGVGVSVVNALSDWLELRIFRNGKEHVARFERGETVEHLRVVGDANGRSGTEVRFLASTETFSNLNYDFQTLERRLRELAFLNSGVRIHLADERPEEPVRVELFYDGGVREFVKYLDRSKSPILSEPVHIVGERDDIVVEVALWWNDSYHETVLPFTNNIPQRDGGAHLAGFRGALTRTVNNYAQSSGIAKKEKIALSGDDAREGLTCVLSVKVPDPKFSSQTKDKLVSSEVRPVVEALVGEKLAEWFEENPNEARLVVGKIVEAAVAREAARKARDLTRRKSAMDVNFLAGKLKDCSEKDPSKTELFLVEGDSAGGSAQTGRDRGTQAILPLRGKILNVERARFDRMLSSQEIGNLVMALGTGIGRDEFDISKLRYHKVIIMTDADVDGAHIRTLLLTFFYRQMPELIERGHLYIAQPPLYKVTRGRSEVYLKDQAAMDDYLVRQGIEGSALRLGNGEEIGGQDLLRVVENARQLQRVLEAFPTHYPRHILEQTAIAGGFAAGAVESDLEDVAARIAARLDLVALEYERGWEGHVTEEGGIRLTRMLRGVEELRLLDGAMLRSPEARRTGTLTRNLQDIYAAPASLLRKDRREPIHGPLELLAAILEEGERGISVQRYKGLGEMNPDQLWETTLDPDARTLLRVKIDDVADADDLFTKLMGDEVEPRREFIQRNALSVANLDF, from the coding sequence ATGGCTCAGGACGCACAGGCGATCGAGAATTACGACGCTGATTCCATCAAGGTTCTCAAGGGGCTGGACGCGGTGCGCAAGCGCCCCGGCATGTATATCGGCGACACCGACGACGGCTCGGGCCTGCACCACATGATCTATGAGGTGGTCGACAACGGCATCGACGAGGTGCTGGCCGGCCATGCCGACGTGGTGAGCGTGACCATCCATGCGGATTCCAGTGTGTCGATTACCGACAACGGGCGCGGCATCCCGGTCGGAATCCACGAGGAAGAGGGCGTCTCGGCCGCCGAGGTCATCATGACCCAGCTGCATGCAGGCGGGAAATTCGACCAGAACAGCTACAAGGTGTCGGGCGGCCTGCACGGGGTCGGGGTGTCAGTGGTGAACGCGCTGTCCGACTGGCTCGAACTGCGCATTTTTCGCAACGGCAAGGAACATGTTGCCCGTTTTGAACGCGGCGAAACGGTCGAACACCTGCGCGTTGTGGGCGACGCGAACGGGCGCAGCGGCACCGAGGTGCGTTTCCTCGCCTCGACCGAGACATTCTCGAACCTGAACTATGATTTTCAGACCCTGGAAAGGCGCCTGCGCGAACTGGCCTTCCTGAACTCCGGCGTGCGCATCCACCTGGCCGACGAACGCCCCGAGGAACCCGTCCGCGTCGAGCTGTTCTATGACGGCGGGGTGCGTGAATTCGTCAAGTACCTTGACCGCTCCAAGTCTCCGATCCTGTCCGAGCCGGTTCATATCGTGGGCGAGCGCGACGACATCGTGGTCGAGGTGGCGCTCTGGTGGAACGACAGCTATCACGAGACGGTGCTTCCCTTCACCAACAACATTCCCCAGCGCGACGGCGGGGCGCATCTGGCCGGGTTCCGCGGCGCCCTGACGCGCACGGTGAACAACTACGCCCAGTCGAGCGGCATCGCGAAAAAGGAAAAGATCGCGCTGTCGGGCGACGATGCCCGCGAGGGCCTGACCTGCGTGCTTTCGGTCAAGGTGCCCGATCCCAAGTTCTCCAGCCAGACCAAGGACAAGCTGGTTTCCTCCGAGGTGCGCCCCGTGGTCGAGGCTCTCGTCGGCGAGAAGCTGGCCGAATGGTTCGAGGAAAACCCGAACGAGGCGCGGCTCGTGGTCGGCAAGATCGTCGAGGCGGCCGTGGCGCGCGAGGCGGCGCGCAAGGCGCGCGACCTGACCCGTCGAAAATCCGCCATGGACGTGAATTTCCTGGCCGGCAAGCTCAAGGACTGTTCGGAAAAGGATCCGTCCAAGACCGAACTGTTCCTGGTCGAGGGCGACAGCGCCGGCGGCAGTGCCCAGACCGGGCGGGACCGCGGCACCCAGGCGATACTGCCGCTGCGGGGCAAGATCCTGAACGTCGAGCGGGCCCGGTTCGACCGGATGCTGTCCAGCCAGGAGATCGGCAATCTGGTGATGGCGCTCGGCACCGGGATCGGGCGTGATGAATTCGACATCTCGAAGCTGCGCTATCACAAGGTCATCATCATGACCGACGCCGATGTGGACGGTGCCCATATCCGCACGCTGCTGCTGACGTTCTTCTATCGCCAGATGCCCGAACTGATCGAGCGGGGGCATCTCTATATTGCACAGCCGCCGCTTTACAAGGTGACGCGCGGGCGCTCCGAGGTCTATCTCAAGGATCAGGCGGCGATGGACGATTACCTGGTCCGGCAGGGGATCGAGGGCAGCGCGCTGCGCCTTGGCAACGGCGAAGAGATCGGCGGACAGGATCTTCTGCGCGTGGTCGAGAATGCGCGCCAGCTTCAGCGCGTGCTGGAGGCGTTCCCGACCCACTATCCGCGTCATATTCTTGAACAGACGGCGATCGCGGGCGGTTTCGCCGCCGGGGCGGTCGAATCGGATCTGGAGGACGTGGCGGCGCGGATCGCGGCGCGGCTCGATCTGGTGGCGCTGGAATACGAACGCGGCTGGGAGGGCCACGTGACCGAGGAGGGCGGCATCCGCCTGACCCGCATGTTGCGGGGGGTGGAGGAACTGCGCCTGCTCGACGGGGCGATGCTGCGCTCGCCCGAGGCCCGCCGCACCGGGACACTGACCCGCAACCTGCAGGATATCTATGCCGCCCCGGCAAGCCTTTTGCGCAAGGACCGGCGCGAGCCGATCCACGGGCCGCTCGAACTGCTGGCCGCGATCCTCGAGGAAGGCGAACGGGGAATTTCGGTGCAGCGCTACAAGGGGCTCGGTGAAATGAACCCGGATCAGCTTTGGGAGACCACGCTCGATCCCGATGCGCGCACCTTGCTGCGGGTCAAGATCGACGACGTGGCCGATGCCGACGACCTGTTCACCAAGCTGATGGGCGACGAGGTCGAGCCGCGCCGCGAATTCATCCAGCGCAATGCGCTGAGCGTCGCCAACCTCGATTTCTGA
- a CDS encoding MliC family protein codes for MKTYLAAAVPLLAAFSLPALAGVNVSLPLEPDAETTILSMEYQCDPDGTYAVQYVNAGGNSLALVPIDGEDRIFVNVIAASGARYVSGEYEWWTKGSSATLTDLSDPDNPRDCHSTEDADESEGEDGPEQPEQE; via the coding sequence ATGAAGACCTATCTTGCCGCGGCGGTTCCCCTGCTCGCCGCCTTTTCGCTGCCGGCCCTCGCCGGCGTCAACGTCTCGCTGCCGCTCGAACCGGATGCCGAGACGACGATCCTGTCCATGGAGTATCAGTGCGACCCGGATGGAACCTATGCGGTGCAATATGTGAATGCGGGTGGCAATTCGCTTGCTCTGGTGCCGATCGACGGCGAGGACCGCATTTTCGTCAACGTGATCGCGGCATCGGGCGCGCGCTATGTCTCGGGCGAATACGAATGGTGGACCAAGGGGTCATCGGCGACGCTCACCGATCTGTCCGACCCCGACAATCCCCGCGACTGCCACTCCACCGAGGACGCGGACGAGAGCGAGGGCGAGGACGGCCCGGAACAGCCGGAGCAGGAGTAA
- the panB gene encoding 3-methyl-2-oxobutanoate hydroxymethyltransferase — translation MDIRARKGGVPLVCLTAYTTPIARIVDKECDLVLVGDSVGMVLHGLPSTLPVTLDMMIMHGKAVARGLEHALMVVDLPFGSYEQGPQQAFASAARIMAETGAAAVKLEGGRRIAGTIRFLVEHGIPVLAHVGMTPQSVNAYGGYRVQGKGESADEIHADARAVADAGAFAVVLEKMPAGLADRITADLAIPTIAIGGSAGCDGQILVIDDILGLFDDFKPNFVKRYAHLAKDAATAVAAYADDVRNRSFPEDEHVIRDN, via the coding sequence ATGGATATTCGCGCCCGCAAGGGCGGCGTGCCGCTGGTCTGCCTGACCGCCTATACAACGCCGATCGCGCGCATCGTGGACAAGGAATGCGACCTTGTTCTGGTCGGTGACAGCGTCGGCATGGTGCTGCACGGGTTGCCCTCGACGCTTCCGGTCACGCTCGACATGATGATCATGCACGGGAAGGCCGTGGCGCGGGGGCTCGAACATGCGCTCATGGTGGTTGATCTGCCTTTCGGCAGCTACGAGCAGGGTCCGCAGCAGGCATTCGCGAGCGCCGCGCGCATCATGGCGGAAACCGGCGCCGCGGCGGTCAAGCTGGAAGGCGGACGGCGGATCGCCGGGACGATCCGCTTTCTGGTGGAGCACGGCATCCCGGTTCTTGCCCATGTCGGCATGACCCCGCAATCGGTGAATGCCTACGGCGGCTATCGCGTGCAGGGCAAGGGCGAGAGCGCCGACGAGATCCATGCCGATGCCCGCGCCGTGGCCGATGCGGGCGCATTCGCCGTGGTGCTGGAAAAGATGCCCGCCGGGCTGGCCGACCGGATCACGGCCGATCTTGCCATTCCGACGATCGCCATCGGCGGCTCGGCCGGTTGTGACGGCCAGATTCTGGTGATCGACGACATTCTGGGCCTGTTTGATGATTTCAAACCGAATTTCGTCAAACGCTATGCGCATCTCGCGAAGGACGCCGCCACCGCCGTCGCGGCCTATGCGGACGACGTGCGCAACCGCAGCTTTCCCGAGGACGAGCACGTGATCCGGGACAACTGA
- a CDS encoding SAM-dependent methyltransferase, with product MWQTVFDKMASRLIRSGRLEVTMPDGSRRDYGPGGGYESDIAVRDDATLRALCMNPELALGEGYMDGRIVIEGDDLDTLLRLLMSNLSTDFAPLWVRAVEWGRYVLRGPLMRNTRKSARANVAHHYDISDDLYRLFLDEDMQYSCAYFETPETGLAEAQAAKKAHIARKLQIEPGMRVLDIGCGWGGMALTLARDFGAHVTGVTLSKNQLATAKARAREAGLEDQLDFRLQDYRELSESFDRIVSVGMLEHVGAPHYAEYFNQVGKLLTADGVALIHTIGRNAPPDVPSPWIDKYIFPGGYIPSLSELAVPVENAGLWYLDIEILRLHYAMTLRHWLERFDARIEDVRKMYDERFIRMWRFYLIACIVTFEVGRLGVFQLQIGQERNVVPLTRDYLYRDRTIPAAREAAE from the coding sequence ATGTGGCAGACCGTTTTCGACAAGATGGCGTCGCGACTGATCCGAAGCGGGCGGCTGGAAGTCACGATGCCGGACGGATCCCGCCGGGACTACGGACCGGGAGGCGGTTACGAGTCCGATATCGCCGTCAGGGACGACGCCACGCTGCGCGCGCTCTGCATGAACCCCGAACTCGCCCTGGGCGAGGGCTACATGGACGGGCGCATCGTGATCGAGGGCGACGATCTCGACACGCTGCTGCGCCTTCTCATGAGCAACCTTTCAACGGATTTCGCCCCGCTCTGGGTGCGCGCGGTCGAATGGGGGCGCTATGTTCTGCGCGGGCCGCTCATGCGCAACACCCGCAAAAGCGCCCGCGCCAATGTGGCCCATCATTACGACATTTCGGACGATCTTTACCGTCTGTTTCTCGACGAGGACATGCAATACAGCTGCGCCTATTTCGAGACCCCGGAAACCGGGCTGGCCGAGGCACAGGCCGCGAAAAAGGCGCATATCGCCCGCAAGCTCCAGATCGAGCCGGGGATGCGCGTGCTCGACATCGGCTGCGGATGGGGCGGCATGGCGCTGACGCTCGCGCGCGATTTCGGCGCCCATGTGACCGGGGTTACCCTGTCGAAGAACCAGCTTGCCACCGCAAAGGCCCGTGCCCGCGAGGCCGGGCTCGAGGATCAGCTTGATTTCCGCCTGCAGGATTACCGCGAACTGTCCGAGTCGTTCGATCGCATCGTGTCGGTCGGCATGCTCGAACATGTCGGAGCGCCCCATTACGCCGAATATTTCAACCAGGTCGGCAAGCTGCTCACCGCTGACGGGGTCGCGCTCATTCACACGATCGGACGCAATGCGCCGCCCGACGTGCCCTCGCCCTGGATCGACAAATACATCTTTCCGGGCGGTTATATCCCCTCGCTTTCCGAACTCGCGGTCCCGGTGGAAAATGCCGGGCTCTGGTATCTCGATATCGAGATCCTGCGCCTGCACTATGCCATGACGCTGCGCCACTGGCTCGAACGGTTCGACGCCCGGATCGAGGATGTGCGCAAGATGTATGACGAGCGGTTCATCCGCATGTGGCGCTTCTACCTGATCGCCTGCATCGTCACCTTCGAGGTCGGCCGGCTTGGTGTGTTCCAGCTTCAGATCGGGCAGGAACGCAACGTGGTGCCGCTGACGCGCGATTATCTTTACCGCGACCGCACCATTCCTGCCGCGCGCGAAGCCGCCGAATAG